The following proteins come from a genomic window of Lolium rigidum isolate FL_2022 chromosome 5, APGP_CSIRO_Lrig_0.1, whole genome shotgun sequence:
- the LOC124653692 gene encoding serine/threonine-protein kinase D6PKL2 isoform X1, translating to MPPPDGDASLAADELQSLSFGSSERSRSASTVSTATASCSTSSSGPIGPHPPPRLGTVQLSDIRFVRRLGAGDIGSVYLAEVRGSKGAGAGAGALVAAKVMDRKELQGRNKEGRARTEREILEAVDHPFLPRLYGVAEGDRWSCLLTEFCPGGDLHVLRQRQPNRRFSEAAVRFYVAEVVAALEYIHMMDIVYRDLKPENVLVRADGHIMLTDFDLSLKCDPTAPTPAHVISDPVALTGHSSGGSSSSCIIPSCIVPSVSCFSLFPGRGRRRARRRTKKNGSSSSNGNNSSFPTGVLDLEFVAEPVELRSMSFVGTHEYLAPEIVSGEGHGSSVDWWTLGIFIFELLYGATPFKGHDNEMTLANIVARALEFPKEPSVSSAAKELVTALLAKDPTRRLGATMGAAAIKRHPFFNGVNWALLRCAAPPYVPPPFSVAAARGSGGPGKMIKVPNDDVEDVSDDSCPGTPVEYY from the exons ATGCCTCCTCCGGACGGCGACGCGTCGCTGGCGGCGGACGAGCTGCAGAGCCTCAGCTTCGGCTCCTCCGAGCGCTCCCGCTCCGCCtccaccgtctccaccgccaccgcctcctgctccacctcctcctcgggcCCCATCGgcccccacccgccgccgcgcctcggcaCCGTGCAGCTCTCCGACATCCGCTTCGTGCGCCGGCTCGGCGCGGGCGACATCGGCAGCGTGTACCTGGCCGAGGTGCGCGGGAGCAAGGGCGCCGGCGCTGGCGCTGGCGCGCTGGTGGCGGCCAAGGTGATGGACCGCAAGGAGCTGCAGGGCCGGAACAAGGAGGGCCGCGCGCGCACCGAGCGCGAGATCCTCGAGGCCGTCGACCACCCCTTCCTCCCGCGCCTCTACGGCGTCGCCGAGGGGGATAGATGGTCATGCCTCCTCACCGAGTTCTGCCCCGGCGGCGACCTCCACGTCCTACGACAGAGGCAGCCAAACCGAAGGTTCTCAGAGGCCGCCGTCAG GTTCTACGTGGCTGAGGTGGTTGCCGCGCTGGAGTACATCCACATGATGGACATCGTGTACCGCGACCTGAAGCCGGAGAACGTGCTGGTCCGCGCGGACGGGCACATCATGCTCACCGACTTCGACCTGTCCCTCAAGTGCGACCCGACGGCGCCCACGCCGGCGCACGTCATCTCCGACCCCGTCGCGCTCACCGGCCACTCCTCCGGCGGCTCATCCTCCTCCTGCATCATCCCGTCCTGCATCGTGCCCTCCGTCTCCTGCTTCAGCCTCTTCCCGGGCCGCGGCCggcgccgcgctcgccgccgcacCAAGAAGAACGGCTCGAGCAGCAGTAACGGTAACAACAGTAGTTTCCCGACGGGCGTGCTGGACCTGGAGTTCGTGGCTGAGCCGGTGGAGCTGCGGTCCATGTCGTTCGTGGGCACGCACGAGTACCTGGCCCCCGAGATCGTGTCCGGCGAGGGCCACGGCAGCTCCGTCGACTGGTGGACGCTCGGGATCTTCATCTTCGAGCTGCTCTACGGCGCCACGCCGTTCAAGGGCCACGACAACGAGATGACGTTGGCCAACATCGTCGCCCGCGCGCTCGAGTTCCCCAAGGAGCCGTCCGTGTCGTCTGCCGCGAAGGAGCTGGTGACCGCTCTGCTGGCGAAGGACCCGACGCGCCGGCTCGGCGCCACCATGGGCGCGGCCGCCATCAAGCGGCACCCGTTCTTCAACGGCGTCAACTGGGCCCTGCTGCGgtgcgccgcgccgccctacgTGCCGCCGCCGTTCAGCGTCGCGGCCGCCAGAGGATCCGGCGGGCCTGGGAAGATGATCAAGGTCCCTAACGACGACGTGGAGGACGTGTCGGACGACAGCTGCCCCGGCACGCCCGTGGAGTACTACTAG
- the LOC124653692 gene encoding serine/threonine-protein kinase D6PKL2 isoform X2: MPPPDGDASLAADELQSLSFGSSERSRSASTVSTATASCSTSSSGPIGPHPPPRLGTVQLSDIRFVRRLGAGDIGSVYLAEVRGSKGAGAGAGALVAAKVMDRKELQGRNKEGRARTEREILEAVDHPFLPRLYGVAEGDRWSCLLTEFCPGGDLHVLRQRQPNRRFSEAAVRFYVAEVVAALEYIHMMDIVYRDLKPENVLVRADGHIMLTDFDLSLKCDPTAPTPAHVISDPVALTGHSSGGSSSSCIIPSCIVPSVSCFSLFPGRGRRRARRRTKKNGSSSSNGNNSSFPTGVLDLEFVAEPVELRSMSFVGTHEYLAPEIVSGEGHGSSVDWWTLGIFIFELLYGATPFKGHDNEMTLANIVARALEFPKEPSVSSAAKELVTALLAKDPTRRLGATMGAAAIKRHPFFNGVNWALLRCAAPPYVPPPFSVADVSDDSCPGTPVEYY; encoded by the exons ATGCCTCCTCCGGACGGCGACGCGTCGCTGGCGGCGGACGAGCTGCAGAGCCTCAGCTTCGGCTCCTCCGAGCGCTCCCGCTCCGCCtccaccgtctccaccgccaccgcctcctgctccacctcctcctcgggcCCCATCGgcccccacccgccgccgcgcctcggcaCCGTGCAGCTCTCCGACATCCGCTTCGTGCGCCGGCTCGGCGCGGGCGACATCGGCAGCGTGTACCTGGCCGAGGTGCGCGGGAGCAAGGGCGCCGGCGCTGGCGCTGGCGCGCTGGTGGCGGCCAAGGTGATGGACCGCAAGGAGCTGCAGGGCCGGAACAAGGAGGGCCGCGCGCGCACCGAGCGCGAGATCCTCGAGGCCGTCGACCACCCCTTCCTCCCGCGCCTCTACGGCGTCGCCGAGGGGGATAGATGGTCATGCCTCCTCACCGAGTTCTGCCCCGGCGGCGACCTCCACGTCCTACGACAGAGGCAGCCAAACCGAAGGTTCTCAGAGGCCGCCGTCAG GTTCTACGTGGCTGAGGTGGTTGCCGCGCTGGAGTACATCCACATGATGGACATCGTGTACCGCGACCTGAAGCCGGAGAACGTGCTGGTCCGCGCGGACGGGCACATCATGCTCACCGACTTCGACCTGTCCCTCAAGTGCGACCCGACGGCGCCCACGCCGGCGCACGTCATCTCCGACCCCGTCGCGCTCACCGGCCACTCCTCCGGCGGCTCATCCTCCTCCTGCATCATCCCGTCCTGCATCGTGCCCTCCGTCTCCTGCTTCAGCCTCTTCCCGGGCCGCGGCCggcgccgcgctcgccgccgcacCAAGAAGAACGGCTCGAGCAGCAGTAACGGTAACAACAGTAGTTTCCCGACGGGCGTGCTGGACCTGGAGTTCGTGGCTGAGCCGGTGGAGCTGCGGTCCATGTCGTTCGTGGGCACGCACGAGTACCTGGCCCCCGAGATCGTGTCCGGCGAGGGCCACGGCAGCTCCGTCGACTGGTGGACGCTCGGGATCTTCATCTTCGAGCTGCTCTACGGCGCCACGCCGTTCAAGGGCCACGACAACGAGATGACGTTGGCCAACATCGTCGCCCGCGCGCTCGAGTTCCCCAAGGAGCCGTCCGTGTCGTCTGCCGCGAAGGAGCTGGTGACCGCTCTGCTGGCGAAGGACCCGACGCGCCGGCTCGGCGCCACCATGGGCGCGGCCGCCATCAAGCGGCACCCGTTCTTCAACGGCGTCAACTGGGCCCTGCTGCGgtgcgccgcgccgccctacgTGCCGCCGCCGTTCAGCGTCGCG GACGTGTCGGACGACAGCTGCCCCGGCACGCCCGTGGAGTACTACTAG